The proteins below come from a single Solea solea chromosome 6, fSolSol10.1, whole genome shotgun sequence genomic window:
- the tubb1 gene encoding tubulin beta-1 chain — MREIVHLQIGQCGNQIGSKFWEVISEEHGINAAGMYVGDIHVQLERANVYFNEAHGGKYVPRALLVDLEPGTMDSVRGSRIGDLFRPDNFIYGSSGAGNNWAKGHYTEGAELVEQVIDRVRNECESCDCLQGFQLVHSLGGGTGSGMGTLIINKIREEFPDRIMTSFSIMPSPKVSDTVVEPYNATLSVHQLLENTDETFCIDNEALYDICFRTLKLTTPTYGDLNHLVCMTMSGVTTSLRFPGQLNADLRKLAVNMVPFPRLHFFMPGFAPLTARGSQQYRAITVPELTQQMFDARNMMTACDPRRGRYLTVAGVFRGRMSTKEVEEQMLAIQQKNSHYFVDWIPHNVKVAVCDIPPRGLKMSSTFIGNNTAIQEIFRRVGEQFSLMFRRKAFLHWYTGEGMDELEFTEAESNLNDLVSEYQQYQDATADLDSEAEEVEEVEEEGPSSRITTNVQVQMEPNLERVVETIEDTVDE, encoded by the exons ATGCGTGAAATTGTACATCTGCAAATTGGCCAATGTGGCAACCAGATCGGCTCAAAG TTCTGGGAAGTGATCAGCGAGGAACATGGGATCAATGCAGCAGGCATGTATGTGGGAGACATCCACGTCCAACTGGAGAGGGCCAATGTCTACTTCAATGAGGCACAtg GTGGTAAATATGTGCCCAGAGCTCTGCTTGTTGACCTGGAGCCTGGCACCATGGACAGTGTCAGAGGAAGCCGCATCGGGGACCTTTTTAGGCCAGACAATTTCATCTATG GGAGCTCGGGAGCTGGGAATAACTGGGCGAAGGGCCACTACACAGAGGGAGCTGAGTTGGTCGAGCAGGTGATTGACAGAGTGAGGAATGAGTGTGAAAGCTGTGACTGCCTTCAGGGCTTCCAGCTGGTTCACTCGTTGGGGGGTGGCACTGGCTCCGGCATGGGAACCCTCATTATCAACAAGATCCGAGAGGAGTTCCCTGACCGCATCATGACCAGCTTCAGCATCATGCCCTCTCCCAAAGTCTCTGATACAGTGGTGGAGCCATACAATGCAACCCTCTCGGTTCACCAACTTCTGGAGAACACAGATGAGACCTTCTGCATTGACAACGAGGCCCTCTATGATATCTGCTTCCGTACACTGAAGCTGACCACACCAACATATGGGGACCTCAACCACTTGGTCTGCATGACCATGAGTGGGGTCACAACCTCCCTGCGATTCCCTGGACAGCTCAATGCAGACCTGAGGAAGCTGGCTGTCAACATGGTGCCTTTCCCTCGCCTCCACTTCTTCATGCCAGGCTTTGCGCCCCTGACAGCTCGTGGCAGTCAACAGTACAGAGCCATCACTGTGCCTGAGCTCAcacagcagatgtttgatgCCCGCAATATGATGACGGCATGTGACCCAAGGAGAGGGCGCTATCTGACGGTTGCAGGTGTCTTCCGTGGTAGAATGTCCACCAAAGAGGTAGAAGAACAAATGCTCGCAATCCAGCAGAAAAATAGCCACTACTTTGTGGACTGGATCCCACATAACGTCAAGGTTGCCGTGTGTGACATCCCACCACGAggcctcaaaatgtcctccaCCTTCATCGGCAATAACACAGCCATTCAGGAGATATTCCGTCGTGTGGGTGAGCAGTTCTCCTTGATGTTCAGACGGAAAGCCTTTCTTCACTGGTATACTGGGGAAGGTATGGATGAACTGGAGTTCACCGAGGCAGAGAGCAACCTCAACGACCTGGTGTCAGAGTACCAGCAGTATCAAGATGCCACTGCTGATCTAGATTCagaggcagaggaggtggaagagGTGGAAGAGGAGGGGCCTTCATCAAGAATAACAACAAATGTTCAGGTGCAAATGGAACCTAATTTGGAAAGAGTGGTGGAAACAATTGAAGACACTGTAGATGAGTAG